A single Arcobacter sp. FWKO B DNA region contains:
- a CDS encoding 4Fe-4S binding protein, giving the protein MIERLKRFINNGDLRKVRFYTQLITFLLFVYGGYFAISFGSSFPIFVCPFNSESAATCYLISLQHQLARPTEVIFSMASLGVLIGLVTFIAWFAVLNKAWCGYMCPFGTLQDWITALRKRMGIRFSTYTQNEFENLSKIKYIFLAIILLVPLFMGLGMLDREWFHAFCQMCPARIISPMFVGDFSQWMIDFSSVTIMILTSIGVAFAGLFFIGSFVKKRFFCFFCPMSALHYIFAKFSIIRFTKEGDKCTRCGDCYAVCDMQIKDIADDVISKDILRDDCILCLKCVAACPEDDALHFDIFNVKAFSSTKEGFAKRMGIEKPRDKK; this is encoded by the coding sequence ATGATTGAAAGATTGAAAAGATTTATTAATAATGGTGATCTTAGAAAAGTTAGATTTTATACACAGCTTATAACATTTTTACTTTTTGTGTATGGTGGGTATTTTGCTATTAGTTTTGGTTCTAGTTTTCCTATATTTGTATGCCCTTTTAACTCTGAAAGTGCAGCAACATGTTATCTTATATCATTACAACATCAACTAGCCCGTCCAACAGAAGTGATATTTTCTATGGCAAGTCTTGGGGTACTTATTGGTCTAGTTACTTTTATAGCTTGGTTTGCAGTGCTAAATAAAGCTTGGTGTGGATATATGTGCCCTTTTGGTACATTGCAAGATTGGATAACTGCTCTTAGAAAAAGAATGGGCATAAGATTTAGTACATATACACAAAATGAGTTTGAAAATCTTTCAAAAATAAAATATATTTTTTTAGCCATCATTTTATTAGTCCCTTTATTTATGGGGCTTGGTATGCTTGATAGAGAGTGGTTTCATGCATTTTGTCAGATGTGTCCAGCTAGGATAATATCACCTATGTTTGTAGGGGATTTTTCTCAATGGATGATAGATTTTTCATCTGTTACAATTATGATTTTGACTAGCATTGGAGTGGCATTTGCTGGATTGTTCTTCATAGGGAGTTTTGTTAAGAAAAGATTTTTTTGCTTTTTTTGCCCTATGAGTGCATTGCATTATATATTTGCTAAATTTTCTATTATAAGATTTACAAAAGAAGGGGATAAATGTACTAGATGTGGGGATTGTTACGCAGTTTGTGATATGCAAATCAAAGATATAGCAGATGATGTAATAAGTAAAGATATACTAAGAGATGATTGTATCTTATGCCTTAAATGTGTAGCAGCTTGTCCTGAAGATGACGCATTGCATTTTGATATATTTAATGTAAAGGCATTTTCATCAACAAAAGAGGGATTTGCAAAAAGAATGGGCATAGAAAAACCAAGGGATAAAAAATGA
- a CDS encoding 2-hydroxyacyl-CoA dehydratase subunit D encodes MSTNIHHKIESPKDRQNRHKAMEAIKLINTIKEDFKFPIKSMEYFYDLFERVYCKNEPLHGDKVKVGTMCIQIPSEIIYALDGVPIRLCNGFYTDDEIGSDLLPQKACPLVKATVGHFASGNFSDKPDIVFSPTTCDQKTKAGAIIEKFGHEVIDVDFPRTKESEASREFFRKSIREFTSKLSKFQGKKLSRKNLKDSISKIGYAQSLYHKLTTYRQSDIVPILGIDVFLITNAFFFDKIDNWIDAMEALLEELEVRSKEKIHVAGKISPRIVYTGSPPIFPNYKIPQIIEQSDAIIVADETCSSNRMFNDMVAVDEWLVNDMLDSISDKYLKACTCPIFTKNDDRIRRIIHLAKQYKADGVIYQAFAGCTVYEMEQRSVLEAMEKAGIPILYIESDYSPSQHGQLSTRVEAFIESLKTRRRNKK; translated from the coding sequence ATGAGTACAAATATTCACCACAAAATAGAATCACCAAAAGATAGACAAAATAGACACAAAGCTATGGAAGCTATCAAACTAATCAATACCATCAAAGAAGATTTCAAATTTCCAATCAAAAGCATGGAGTATTTTTATGATTTATTTGAAAGGGTATATTGCAAGAACGAACCGCTTCACGGTGATAAAGTAAAAGTTGGAACAATGTGTATCCAAATACCATCTGAAATCATATATGCTCTTGATGGAGTCCCTATTAGACTATGTAATGGGTTTTATACCGATGATGAGATAGGAAGCGACCTGCTCCCACAAAAAGCTTGTCCTCTTGTAAAAGCTACGGTTGGACACTTTGCAAGTGGAAATTTTAGTGATAAGCCAGATATTGTATTTTCTCCAACAACATGTGACCAAAAAACAAAAGCTGGAGCAATAATAGAAAAGTTTGGGCATGAGGTTATAGATGTGGATTTCCCAAGAACAAAAGAGAGTGAAGCAAGTAGGGAGTTTTTCAGAAAAAGCATAAGAGAATTTACAAGTAAACTATCCAAATTTCAAGGCAAAAAACTATCAAGAAAAAACTTAAAAGATTCTATCTCAAAAATAGGATACGCCCAATCTCTTTATCATAAGCTAACTACTTACAGACAAAGTGACATAGTGCCAATTTTGGGAATAGATGTATTTTTGATTACAAATGCTTTTTTCTTTGACAAAATAGACAACTGGATAGATGCGATGGAAGCTTTACTAGAAGAGCTTGAGGTAAGATCAAAAGAAAAAATACATGTTGCTGGTAAAATTAGCCCAAGAATAGTATATACAGGCTCACCTCCTATATTTCCAAACTATAAAATACCTCAAATCATAGAACAATCAGATGCCATAATAGTCGCAGATGAGACTTGTAGCTCCAATAGGATGTTTAATGATATGGTTGCGGTTGATGAGTGGCTTGTGAATGATATGCTAGATTCCATATCGGATAAGTATCTAAAAGCTTGTACTTGCCCAATTTTTACAAAAAATGATGACAGAATAAGAAGAATAATCCATCTAGCCAAACAATACAAAGCTGATGGTGTGATATACCAAGCTTTTGCAGGATGTACAGTATATGAGATGGAGCAAAGAAGTGTACTTGAAGCTATGGAAAAAGCTGGTATTCCTATTTTATACATAGAAAGTGACTATAGCCCCTCACAACATGGGCAATTAAGTACAAGAGTAGAAGCTTTTATAGAATCACTAAAAACAAGACGGAGAAACAAAAAATGA
- a CDS encoding acyl-CoA dehydratase activase, with product MKYFAGIDIGSTSIKITLADEAKNIIGFKTSASGSMFYKYAQETLDTLLGELNLDKKDLAYIVATGYGRKLYKEADENISEITANAIGAIAAAKEYGEIKTIINIGGQDSKAISLDNEGNVVNFAMNDRCAAGTGKFLDVVALKLEIGVDELGTRHFQATGTPLSVSSTCAVFAESEIIGLLGNNHSVEDIVCGVHYSIAKRIVKLVKRVGVKEGIYFDGGPAMNEGLVNAIENELGCKIFIPKHPQITTSYGAAIMGVDSYKYEQNQ from the coding sequence ATGAAATATTTTGCAGGTATAGACATAGGCTCAACTTCTATTAAAATAACACTAGCAGATGAAGCAAAAAATATAATTGGATTTAAAACAAGTGCAAGTGGAAGTATGTTTTATAAATATGCCCAAGAAACACTTGATACACTTTTGGGTGAGCTAAATTTAGACAAAAAAGATTTAGCTTACATTGTAGCTACTGGTTATGGAAGAAAACTATATAAAGAAGCAGACGAAAACATAAGTGAAATCACAGCAAACGCTATAGGTGCAATAGCTGCAGCCAAAGAATATGGAGAGATAAAAACCATCATTAATATAGGTGGGCAAGATAGCAAAGCCATATCACTAGATAATGAAGGCAATGTAGTAAACTTTGCAATGAACGATAGATGTGCAGCTGGAACTGGAAAGTTTTTGGATGTAGTGGCTCTTAAGCTTGAAATTGGTGTAGATGAACTAGGTACAAGACACTTTCAAGCAACTGGAACTCCACTATCAGTTAGTAGTACTTGTGCGGTATTTGCAGAATCAGAGATAATAGGACTTCTTGGAAACAACCACAGCGTAGAAGATATAGTATGTGGAGTTCATTATTCTATAGCAAAAAGGATAGTAAAACTTGTAAAACGAGTTGGTGTCAAAGAAGGGATATATTTTGATGGAGGACCTGCTATGAATGAAGGTCTAGTAAATGCCATCGAAAATGAACTAGGATGCAAAATCTTTATCCCAAAACATCCACAAATTACCACTTCATATGGTGCAGCAATAATGGGTGTAGATTCATATAAATACGAACAAAACCAATGA
- a CDS encoding sulfite exporter TauE/SafE family protein encodes MIYLGIFFLGLQLGATACAISCMPVMSPILLANGENKTKAFAILSQFFGAKIVAYTTISIFGFLGAGIVKTMVDEVFFSQALGVVIIFLGFTLFLSSLKSNNNCNTSCTNSKLSTSSYLAIGFLSSFSVCTPLISLVLFSSSANSLYISMAYGLSFGLGVVLIPFLFFYFFIFQISSGITKELYKYKQHIQVFASILLILIGFLVYFGYLSL; translated from the coding sequence ATGATTTATCTTGGGATATTTTTTCTTGGACTTCAGCTTGGTGCAACAGCGTGTGCCATAAGCTGCATGCCTGTAATGAGCCCTATTTTGTTAGCCAATGGAGAAAATAAAACAAAAGCTTTTGCTATATTGTCACAGTTTTTTGGGGCAAAAATAGTTGCATATACCACTATCTCAATATTTGGCTTTTTGGGTGCTGGTATTGTAAAAACTATGGTTGATGAGGTATTTTTCTCTCAAGCTTTGGGTGTAGTTATAATCTTTCTTGGGTTCACACTATTTCTATCATCACTCAAATCAAACAACAACTGTAATACATCTTGCACAAACTCGAAACTATCAACATCAAGTTATTTAGCAATTGGTTTTTTGAGCTCTTTTAGCGTATGTACACCTTTGATTTCACTAGTTCTTTTTAGTTCAAGTGCCAATTCATTGTATATCTCTATGGCTTATGGACTTAGTTTTGGTCTTGGGGTAGTTTTGATACCATTTTTGTTTTTTTACTTTTTTATATTTCAGATAAGTTCTGGTATCACAAAAGAGCTATATAAGTACAAACAACATATTCAAGTTTTTGCCTCAATATTGCTTATCTTGATAGGATTTTTGGTATATTTTGGCTATTTATCACTATAA
- the exbB gene encoding TonB-system energizer ExbB — protein sequence MDIDLIHKITDYGIIGLLGLMSFVSVWLWIERMMFYRKIDIKKYNSKEELEIDLTNNINTIASFASNAPYIGLLGTVIGIIITFYIMGESGNMDVKNIMTSLALALKATAMGLVVAIPSMFFYNHLSRKVEVIVTKWEITNGKN from the coding sequence ATGGATATTGATTTGATACACAAGATTACTGATTATGGGATTATTGGACTTTTAGGGCTTATGAGTTTTGTATCTGTTTGGCTTTGGATAGAAAGGATGATGTTTTATCGAAAAATAGATATCAAAAAGTACAATTCCAAAGAAGAACTAGAAATTGACCTCACAAACAATATCAATACAATAGCATCATTTGCATCAAATGCACCTTATATTGGGCTTTTGGGTACAGTTATAGGTATCATCATCACATTTTATATCATGGGTGAGAGTGGAAATATGGATGTCAAAAATATTATGACTTCCCTTGCCCTTGCCCTAAAAGCTACAGCTATGGGGCTTGTGGTGGCAATTCCTTCTATGTTTTTTTATAATCACTTATCAAGAAAAGTTGAAGTTATAGTTACAAAATGGGAAATCACTAATGGTAAAAATTAA
- a CDS encoding ExbD/TolR family protein: protein MVKIKKFDSINVVPFIDIMLVLLVIVLTTASFVSQGIIPVELPDASSASEFDPKEELIITINKENEVFFGKEIIDINDISNKLSSYDKKASVFINCDKSVPFEKFVHILDIVKLYSFENVGIITNDNK, encoded by the coding sequence ATGGTAAAAATTAAAAAGTTTGATTCTATCAATGTAGTACCTTTTATTGACATAATGTTAGTACTTCTTGTGATAGTTCTTACTACTGCATCGTTTGTCTCTCAAGGTATCATACCAGTAGAGCTTCCAGATGCTTCAAGTGCCTCTGAATTTGATCCAAAAGAAGAGCTTATTATCACAATAAACAAAGAAAATGAAGTATTCTTTGGGAAAGAAATTATTGATATAAATGATATATCAAACAAGCTTTCATCATATGACAAAAAAGCAAGTGTGTTTATAAACTGCGACAAAAGTGTCCCTTTTGAAAAGTTTGTACATATACTTGATATTGTCAAACTATACTCTTTTGAAAATGTGGGGATTATTACCAATGACAACAAGTAG
- a CDS encoding energy transducer TonB, translated as MTTSRYYNSFFITLFLFSSLIFGLFLIFQNKTIYAQNISKNEQKISFTIVSQKSKPMEQKVVEKPIEKIEPILPPKPVAKQPLKQEIIKETPKPIQQEVVEEYTPMIKEDTKPTQTVIEKQVSQASQININAIKEEFLKNIKIQIDKNKVYPQRAISRGIQGTVDVNFTLLANGNISNINLHGHNIFKNSIEDALLKSFPVIIPQELDVFPMVINLQVAFNLR; from the coding sequence ATGACAACAAGTAGATATTATAATTCATTTTTTATTACACTTTTTTTGTTTTCTTCACTTATTTTTGGTCTGTTTTTAATATTTCAAAATAAAACTATTTATGCTCAAAATATATCAAAAAATGAGCAAAAAATATCTTTTACTATCGTATCTCAAAAATCCAAGCCAATGGAGCAAAAAGTAGTAGAAAAACCAATAGAAAAGATTGAGCCAATTTTACCTCCAAAGCCAGTAGCAAAACAGCCACTAAAACAAGAAATAATAAAAGAAACTCCAAAACCAATCCAACAAGAAGTCGTTGAGGAGTACACTCCCATGATAAAAGAGGATACTAAACCAACTCAAACAGTAATAGAAAAACAAGTATCACAAGCTTCACAAATAAATATAAATGCAATAAAAGAAGAATTCCTAAAAAATATAAAAATCCAAATAGACAAAAACAAAGTATACCCACAAAGGGCAATATCAAGAGGTATTCAAGGCACAGTTGATGTAAACTTTACATTACTTGCAAATGGAAATATATCAAACATAAATCTACATGGTCACAATATCTTTAAAAACTCTATTGAAGATGCTCTGCTTAAAAGCTTCCCAGTCATAATACCGCAAGAACTTGATGTGTTTCCAATGGTTATAAACCTACAAGTTGCTTTCAATCTAAGATAG
- a CDS encoding gamma carbonic anhydrase family protein, which translates to MILKFKNWYPQIGQNSWIAPSADVIGNVTIGEDSSIWFGTVIRGDVHRIEIGDRTSIQDLSMVHVTHYKKEDMSDGHPTIIGNDVTIGHKVMLHGCTIEDGCLIGMSATILDGVVIGKGSIVGAHSLVTQGKKFPPKSLIMGSPAKVVRELSDEEVEGLLAHAARYVKFKNEYI; encoded by the coding sequence TTGATACTTAAATTTAAAAACTGGTATCCACAAATTGGACAAAACTCTTGGATAGCACCAAGTGCTGATGTGATAGGCAATGTAACTATTGGTGAAGATAGCTCTATTTGGTTTGGTACTGTTATAAGAGGTGATGTACATAGGATTGAAATAGGTGATAGAACATCTATTCAAGACCTATCTATGGTACATGTAACCCACTACAAAAAAGAAGATATGAGCGATGGTCACCCTACTATCATAGGCAATGATGTAACAATAGGACATAAAGTAATGCTTCATGGATGCACTATAGAAGATGGCTGCCTTATCGGTATGAGTGCTACTATACTTGATGGTGTAGTGATAGGAAAAGGCTCTATTGTAGGAGCACATTCTCTTGTAACTCAAGGCAAAAAATTCCCACCCAAATCACTTATTATGGGAAGCCCTGCGAAAGTGGTAAGAGAGTTAAGCGATGAAGAAGTAGAAGGGCTATTGGCTCACGCTGCTAGATATGTGAAATTTAAAAACGAGTATATTTAG
- a CDS encoding 3'-5' exonuclease: MKHKKNDLLNIIEKLKKQDIPKDEFYEILKKIDTFFENPELEFQLLVSNGLPLEILGDMVRLKTRTTPIKDQKFCIIDIETNGSQVQNGQIIEIAAIKIKNGEIIDSYESLVYAKEIPEYIQEVTSITPCMLKSAPTLKDVLLEFKIFLEDCVFVAHDIKFDYNFISNSLELYNYGKLENRKLCTIDLAKRTIKSERYGLVTLKELLGIDIATHHRAYSDALSTKLVFDECLKNLPLDVVSVEDLIAFSKS, encoded by the coding sequence TTGAAACATAAGAAAAATGATTTATTAAATATAATAGAAAAATTAAAAAAACAAGATATCCCAAAAGATGAATTTTATGAAATTTTAAAAAAAATAGATACTTTTTTTGAAAACCCAGAACTTGAATTTCAGCTTTTAGTTTCAAATGGTTTGCCTTTGGAAATACTAGGTGATATGGTTAGATTAAAAACTAGAACGACACCTATAAAAGACCAAAAGTTTTGTATCATAGATATTGAAACAAATGGTTCACAGGTACAAAATGGACAAATTATAGAAATAGCTGCTATTAAGATAAAAAATGGAGAGATTATTGATAGTTATGAATCCTTAGTGTATGCAAAAGAAATCCCTGAATATATACAAGAAGTAACATCAATAACACCTTGTATGCTTAAAAGTGCGCCAACTCTAAAAGATGTGTTACTTGAGTTTAAGATTTTTTTAGAAGATTGTGTATTTGTGGCTCATGACATAAAGTTTGACTATAATTTTATATCAAATTCTTTAGAGCTTTATAACTATGGCAAACTTGAAAATAGAAAACTTTGCACTATAGACTTAGCAAAAAGAACAATTAAGAGTGAAAGATATGGACTAGTCACCCTAAAAGAACTTCTTGGTATTGATATAGCTACACATCATAGAGCTTATAGTGATGCACTAAGTACAAAGTTGGTTTTTGATGAGTGCTTGAAAAATCTACCACTAGATGTGGTGAGTGTTGAGGATTTGATAGCCTTTTCGAAATCGTGA
- a CDS encoding phosphoribosylanthranilate isomerase, giving the protein MKAKICGITNLEDALIACEAGADALGFVFYDKSPRAVTKEQVREIAKSLPPFVKKVGLFVNVDADYVDKICDFCGLDLAQIHFEASDEFFESLKTPYIRVVRAICKEDIVKYKNEYILVDAFVESYGGEGKRVALEWFEDVDCSKIILAGGLTHENLSEIKPYGFYGVDVSSGVEASKGKKDRDKVVAFIRNSKI; this is encoded by the coding sequence TTGAAAGCAAAAATTTGTGGGATTACAAATCTTGAAGATGCTTTGATTGCTTGTGAAGCTGGGGCTGATGCACTTGGATTTGTGTTTTATGATAAATCCCCAAGGGCTGTAACAAAAGAGCAAGTGAGAGAAATTGCAAAATCACTGCCACCATTTGTAAAAAAGGTAGGGCTTTTTGTCAATGTAGATGCTGATTATGTGGATAAAATATGTGATTTTTGTGGGCTTGATTTGGCTCAAATACACTTTGAAGCAAGTGATGAGTTTTTTGAATCACTTAAAACACCTTACATAAGAGTAGTTAGGGCAATTTGCAAAGAAGATATTGTAAAATATAAAAATGAGTATATTTTGGTAGATGCTTTTGTGGAGAGTTATGGCGGAGAAGGCAAAAGGGTAGCACTAGAATGGTTTGAGGATGTGGACTGCTCTAAAATAATACTTGCTGGTGGCTTAACGCACGAAAATTTATCCGAAATAAAGCCTTATGGATTTTATGGGGTTGATGTAAGTAGTGGTGTAGAGGCAAGTAAGGGCAAAAAAGATAGAGATAAAGTGGTGGCATTTATAAGAAATAGTAAGATATAA
- the rpe gene encoding ribulose-phosphate 3-epimerase, with the protein MLVAPSILSADFGRLNDEITAICDAGCDLIHVDVMDGHFVPNMTIGPVVVNAVATVATKPLDIHLMVENNTFFVDLFAPLNPRYISFHIEEEKHPHRLIQKIRSLGIKPAITLNPHTPVETIEYLLEDLDMVLLMSVNPGFGGQKFIPSVLEKSKRLKDLIEKRNKNCLIEVDGGVSDKNIHELKDAGVDIVVAGSYVFGSGDYQKAIESLKV; encoded by the coding sequence ATGCTTGTAGCACCGTCTATTTTAAGTGCAGACTTTGGAAGATTAAATGATGAAATTACTGCGATTTGTGACGCAGGATGTGATTTGATACATGTTGATGTAATGGATGGGCATTTTGTACCAAATATGACAATAGGACCAGTTGTGGTAAATGCTGTAGCAACAGTAGCTACAAAACCCCTTGATATTCACCTAATGGTAGAAAATAATACATTTTTTGTGGATTTGTTTGCCCCTCTTAATCCTAGGTATATATCTTTTCATATAGAAGAAGAAAAACATCCGCATAGATTGATACAAAAAATAAGAAGTTTAGGGATAAAACCAGCCATTACGCTAAACCCTCATACTCCAGTGGAGACAATAGAATACTTGCTAGAAGATTTGGATATGGTTTTGCTTATGAGTGTAAATCCTGGTTTTGGTGGACAAAAGTTTATCCCCTCAGTTCTTGAAAAATCAAAAAGATTAAAAGATTTGATAGAAAAAAGAAATAAAAATTGTCTAATAGAAGTAGATGGTGGAGTAAGCGATAAAAATATACATGAACTCAAAGATGCTGGTGTTGATATAGTAGTAGCTGGTAGTTATGTTTTTGGAAGTGGTGATTACCAAAAAGCTATAGAGTCTTTAAAGGTATAA
- the rpmB gene encoding 50S ribosomal protein L28 produces the protein MSRKCQISGKGPMVGNNVSHANNKTKRRFLPNLRTVRLTLEDGTTARIKISAKELRTLKKHS, from the coding sequence ATGTCAAGAAAATGTCAAATATCTGGCAAAGGGCCAATGGTAGGAAACAATGTTAGCCACGCTAACAACAAAACAAAAAGAAGATTTTTACCAAATCTTAGAACTGTAAGATTAACTCTTGAAGATGGTACAACTGCAAGAATTAAAATATCTGCAAAAGAGCTTAGAACTCTTAAAAAACACTCATAA
- a CDS encoding potassium channel family protein, whose amino-acid sequence MSNSFKKLGKILGWDSTNRKPEYNLNPQIYEQLKPFRLPLIIIQITMIIGTLGYVYIEDYTIMHAIFQAAYTFSTTGFGALNEGNFSNAGIIFTVTLIIFGFAVLTFSVGVLLKVIAEGTLFRLLKERSMLYKIARLRNHFVVFYHNEYTAQLAKQFRANHIPFVVVDPDPSIEQIAKENNYPYFLQEEPYTEKAFLKSHLSSAKGVISLSKNISNNITIIASIRLFEKELGRNPYLIICNAETNNDIEKLKKLGADKVVAPPTLMAKRVSAMAIRPDMENVLEEFLYKKDTPIDMEEIVIKENSWIVGKEIKDAHLRDKIKVSVIGITEKNGKFIEMPMGTTMLSAGSKLLVVGNQSNIIKAKRLLSRSEKPKDL is encoded by the coding sequence ATGAGTAACTCTTTTAAAAAATTAGGTAAAATTTTAGGTTGGGACAGCACCAACCGTAAACCTGAATATAACCTAAATCCTCAAATATATGAACAGCTAAAACCGTTTAGATTACCATTAATAATAATCCAAATCACAATGATTATAGGTACCTTAGGGTATGTATATATAGAAGATTATACAATAATGCATGCAATTTTTCAAGCTGCATATACTTTTTCGACTACTGGTTTTGGCGCATTAAATGAAGGTAACTTTTCAAATGCTGGTATAATTTTTACAGTAACACTTATTATATTCGGCTTTGCTGTATTAACATTTTCTGTTGGGGTTTTACTTAAAGTTATAGCTGAAGGTACACTATTTAGACTACTAAAGGAAAGAAGTATGTTATACAAAATCGCAAGACTTAGAAACCATTTTGTAGTATTTTATCACAATGAATACACAGCTCAACTTGCCAAACAATTCCGTGCTAACCATATACCATTTGTTGTGGTTGATCCTGATCCTTCGATTGAACAAATTGCAAAAGAAAACAACTATCCATACTTTTTACAAGAAGAGCCTTATACAGAAAAAGCTTTTTTAAAATCTCATTTATCTTCAGCAAAGGGTGTTATATCATTATCAAAAAATATATCAAATAATATTACGATAATTGCCTCTATAAGACTTTTTGAAAAAGAGCTTGGAAGAAACCCTTATCTTATTATATGTAATGCTGAGACAAACAATGATATAGAAAAGTTAAAAAAACTAGGTGCTGACAAAGTTGTTGCACCTCCAACTCTAATGGCAAAAAGAGTAAGTGCAATGGCAATTAGACCAGATATGGAAAATGTACTAGAAGAGTTTTTATATAAAAAAGATACCCCTATAGATATGGAAGAAATAGTAATAAAAGAAAATAGTTGGATTGTTGGCAAAGAGATAAAAGATGCTCATTTAAGGGATAAAATCAAAGTGAGTGTTATAGGTATTACTGAAAAAAATGGAAAGTTTATAGAAATGCCAATGGGGACTACAATGCTAAGTGCTGGCTCAAAACTCCTTGTTGTTGGGAATCAGTCAAATATCATTAAAGCAAAAAGACTTCTTAGTAGAAGTGAAAAACCAAAAGATTTATAA
- the argJ gene encoding bifunctional glutamate N-acetyltransferase/amino-acid acetyltransferase ArgJ: MFTILPLKGYIDQIDGFFCDGISAGLKTNGKPDMGFIYSDTLCDVEAVFTLNKFQAAPLKHYQRYPKDFKTNFVLINSKNANALTGEEGINDIDILFSQLSQKVNFTNPIMSSTGVIGNRLPMDKLINGANKFDLNAKNGENLSLAIMTTDAYPKSALYEVTLSNGKKFKIGAVAKGAGMINPNLATMLCFIVTDADVPKNDMKELLTKNSDTTFNAISVDGDTSTNDTVLLLANHKSKAYDKDAFSEALRLVMHDMAIAIVSDGEGAKKSVAFEVFGAVSDRDAEIAAKALSNSLLVKTALFGEDPNYGRIASTIGASRIACDETKLTISYNDIVVYNKGKIVFDKECETKAADVLKNPSFKIKCDIGLGNGKFTAYGCDLGYEYVKINADYRT; the protein is encoded by the coding sequence ATGTTTACAATTTTGCCACTTAAAGGTTATATAGACCAAATAGATGGTTTCTTCTGTGATGGAATTAGTGCTGGACTTAAAACAAATGGAAAGCCTGATATGGGTTTTATTTATAGTGATACACTATGTGATGTTGAAGCGGTATTTACATTAAATAAATTTCAAGCAGCACCATTAAAACACTATCAAAGATACCCAAAAGACTTCAAAACAAATTTTGTTTTAATTAATTCTAAAAATGCAAATGCATTAACTGGTGAAGAGGGAATTAATGATATAGATATTTTATTTTCACAATTGTCTCAAAAAGTTAATTTTACAAATCCTATAATGAGTTCAACTGGGGTAATAGGTAATCGTCTACCTATGGATAAGCTTATAAATGGTGCAAATAAATTTGACTTAAACGCTAAAAATGGTGAAAATCTTAGTCTTGCTATTATGACAACTGATGCTTACCCAAAAAGTGCTCTATACGAAGTAACATTAAGCAATGGTAAGAAATTTAAAATTGGTGCTGTAGCAAAAGGTGCTGGAATGATAAATCCAAACCTTGCAACAATGCTGTGCTTTATTGTAACAGATGCTGATGTACCAAAAAATGATATGAAAGAACTTCTTACAAAAAATAGTGATACAACTTTTAATGCCATAAGTGTTGATGGTGATACATCTACAAATGATACAGTACTACTTTTGGCAAATCACAAATCAAAAGCTTATGATAAAGACGCTTTTAGTGAAGCTCTTAGACTTGTGATGCACGACATGGCAATAGCAATAGTTAGTGATGGAGAAGGGGCAAAAAAATCAGTTGCATTTGAAGTTTTTGGTGCAGTAAGTGACCGTGATGCAGAAATTGCTGCAAAAGCATTGTCAAACTCTCTATTGGTTAAAACTGCACTTTTTGGTGAAGATCCAAATTATGGAAGAATAGCTTCTACTATTGGTGCAAGTAGAATAGCCTGTGATGAAACAAAACTTACAATTTCTTATAATGATATTGTTGTATATAATAAAGGGAAAATAGTATTTGACAAAGAGTGTGAGACAAAAGCCGCTGATGTACTTAAAAACCCTAGCTTCAAAATCAAATGTGACATAGGTCTAGGTAATGGTAAATTCACAGCCTACGGCTGCGACCTAGGGTATGAGTATGTCAAGATAAATGCTGATTATAGGACATAA